The following are from one region of the Planctomonas sp. JC2975 genome:
- a CDS encoding class I SAM-dependent methyltransferase — MAHRRLAGSYGVDAPWVPWMWVAYAVVYGALAVLSLTLWHAWWWVSALLCVATIVSVLGAALFWYASLRGKFVLWAGLLDSVRLPQNGAALDLGCGHGMVAIMTARRSPSLSVTGIDLWRSVDQSGNDPLAAAANAELNDVADRIRFDTGDMTRLPYQDGTFRLVTASLAIHNINTRDGRRTAIHEAVRVLAPGGTILIADIRRTDEYATELRSAGLETRTRPLGWPGWWSGPWMPTTAVIATTRVGSGRDE, encoded by the coding sequence ATGGCACACAGGCGGCTCGCGGGCTCATACGGAGTGGACGCACCGTGGGTTCCGTGGATGTGGGTCGCATACGCCGTCGTTTACGGCGCACTGGCTGTCCTGTCACTGACGCTCTGGCATGCATGGTGGTGGGTCAGCGCCCTTCTCTGCGTCGCGACGATCGTCTCGGTGCTCGGCGCGGCGCTGTTCTGGTACGCGTCGCTCCGCGGCAAGTTCGTGCTCTGGGCCGGGCTTCTCGATTCCGTCCGACTTCCGCAGAACGGCGCGGCACTCGATCTCGGCTGCGGACACGGCATGGTCGCGATCATGACCGCACGTCGCTCGCCGAGCCTGAGTGTCACGGGCATCGACTTGTGGCGCTCCGTCGACCAGTCCGGCAACGATCCCCTGGCGGCAGCGGCCAACGCCGAACTCAACGACGTCGCCGACCGAATCCGCTTCGACACCGGAGACATGACCCGACTGCCGTACCAGGACGGGACCTTCCGGCTCGTCACAGCGAGCCTGGCGATCCACAACATCAACACCCGAGACGGACGCCGAACCGCGATCCACGAGGCGGTCCGCGTGCTCGCCCCCGGTGGGACCATCCTCATCGCCGACATCCGACGCACGGATGAGTACGCGACGGAGCTGCGCTCGGCGGGACTCGAGACCCGAACTCGCCCACTCGGCTGGCCAGGATGGTGGAGCGGGCCGTGGATGCCCACCACCGCCGTCATCGCGACGACCCGCGTGGGCTCAGGTCGAGACGAGTGA
- a CDS encoding arylsulfatase, whose product MPNGKPNILVIWGDDIGITNLSCYSDGLMGYRTPNIDRIADEGMRFTDSYGEQSCTAGRSSFITGQSVFRTGLSKVGVPGADLGLSAEDPTIAELLKPHGYATGQFGKNHLGDKNEFLPTVHGFDEFYGNLYHLNAEEEPEYPNWPSQEEFPGFNERARPRGVIHSWATDDDDDTVEGRYGRRGKQRIEDTGPLTRKRMETVDEDFADAAMDFIGRAHDSDTPFFVWMNTTHMHFRTHPKPESVGQSGRWQSEYHDVMIDHDKVVGTLLDQLDELGIADDTIVIYSTDNGPHMNTWPDGGMTPFRSEKNTNWEGAFRVPQLIRWPGHIEAGVVSNEIIQHHDWLPTFLSAVGDHETVDALKKGLEVGDSTFKVHIDGYDMLPYLTGEVEKSPRPGLVYFSDDGDVLALRFDNWKVVFMEQRVQGTLQIWAEPFVPLRVPKLFNLRTDPFERADVTSNTYYEWLFENDYLIFAATAIISQFLATFEEFPPRQKAATFSIDQAVEKLQAFLGGAD is encoded by the coding sequence ATGCCGAATGGGAAGCCGAACATCCTGGTGATCTGGGGCGATGACATCGGAATCACGAATCTGAGCTGTTACAGCGACGGACTCATGGGATACCGCACGCCCAACATCGACCGCATCGCCGACGAGGGTATGCGCTTCACCGACTCGTACGGGGAGCAGAGCTGCACGGCCGGGCGCTCGTCGTTCATCACGGGTCAGAGCGTTTTCCGCACCGGTCTGAGCAAGGTGGGTGTGCCGGGGGCGGACCTTGGCCTGAGTGCAGAGGATCCGACCATCGCTGAGCTGCTCAAGCCGCACGGATACGCGACGGGTCAGTTCGGCAAGAACCACCTGGGCGACAAGAACGAGTTCCTGCCCACGGTGCACGGCTTCGACGAGTTCTACGGCAACCTCTACCACCTCAACGCCGAGGAGGAGCCCGAGTACCCCAATTGGCCATCGCAGGAGGAGTTCCCGGGCTTCAACGAACGAGCGCGCCCGCGTGGCGTCATCCACTCGTGGGCCACCGACGACGACGATGACACGGTCGAGGGCCGTTACGGACGTCGCGGCAAGCAGCGCATCGAGGACACCGGGCCGCTGACCAGGAAGCGCATGGAGACGGTGGATGAGGACTTCGCCGACGCCGCGATGGACTTCATCGGCCGCGCCCACGACTCCGACACCCCGTTCTTCGTGTGGATGAACACCACGCACATGCACTTCCGAACCCACCCGAAACCCGAGAGCGTCGGGCAGTCGGGTCGGTGGCAGTCCGAATACCACGACGTCATGATCGACCACGACAAGGTCGTCGGCACCCTGCTCGATCAGCTCGACGAGCTCGGCATCGCCGACGACACGATCGTCATCTACTCGACCGACAACGGACCGCACATGAACACGTGGCCGGACGGCGGCATGACACCGTTCCGCAGCGAGAAGAACACCAACTGGGAGGGCGCATTCCGTGTGCCCCAGCTGATCCGCTGGCCGGGACACATCGAGGCGGGAGTGGTCTCCAACGAGATCATCCAGCACCATGACTGGCTGCCGACATTCCTGTCAGCGGTCGGCGACCACGAGACGGTCGACGCCCTGAAGAAGGGGCTCGAGGTCGGCGACTCCACGTTCAAGGTGCATATCGACGGCTACGACATGCTGCCTTACCTGACCGGTGAGGTGGAGAAGAGCCCGCGGCCGGGCCTGGTGTACTTCTCGGACGACGGCGACGTCCTGGCCTTGCGCTTCGACAACTGGAAGGTCGTGTTCATGGAGCAGCGCGTCCAGGGCACGCTGCAGATCTGGGCAGAGCCGTTCGTGCCGCTGCGAGTCCCCAAGCTGTTCAATCTGCGCACGGACCCGTTCGAGCGCGCGGACGTCACGTCGAACACGTACTACGAGTGGCTCTTCGAGAACGACTACCTGATCTTCGCGGCAACCGCGATCATCTCGCAGTTCCTCGCCACCTTCGAGGAATTCCCGCCGCGGCAGAAGGCGGCGACGTTCAGCATCGACCAGGCAGTGGAGAAGCTGCAGGCGTTCCTGGGCGGCGCAGACTGA
- a CDS encoding formylglycine-generating enzyme family protein, whose product MGAASLSELTAIAGGEFVMGSDAHYSEEAPAHRVCVEGFSIAPTTVTNREFAAFVRATRYRTVAERALDPADFPGAPAENLVPGSMVFTGTPGPVDLRHLSQWWAWTPGANWRRPFGPGTSIGDRPDHPVVHVAYEDAEAYAEWAGARLPTEAEWEFASRGGHEGTRFTWGDEPEAQDERLANYWHGEFPWRARRGYGSTTPVGSFPANGYGLFDMAGNVWEWTSDWYSDHDAGDSCCVPSNPRGGDRDGSVDAAQPFSVPRRVVKGGSFLCADSYCQRYRPAARRAQMIDTGMSHIGFRIAR is encoded by the coding sequence GTGGGGGCCGCCTCGCTCAGCGAGCTGACCGCGATCGCGGGCGGCGAGTTCGTCATGGGCTCGGACGCACACTATTCGGAGGAGGCACCCGCGCACCGTGTGTGTGTCGAGGGCTTCTCGATCGCCCCGACGACGGTGACCAACCGGGAGTTCGCAGCGTTCGTCCGCGCCACGAGGTACCGCACGGTCGCTGAGCGAGCGCTCGATCCCGCGGACTTCCCGGGCGCGCCCGCGGAGAACCTGGTGCCCGGGTCGATGGTGTTCACGGGCACGCCAGGGCCGGTGGATCTGCGCCACCTGAGCCAGTGGTGGGCGTGGACTCCGGGAGCGAACTGGCGTCGGCCGTTCGGGCCCGGTACCTCGATCGGAGACCGGCCAGACCACCCCGTCGTCCACGTGGCGTACGAGGACGCCGAGGCATACGCGGAGTGGGCCGGGGCTCGTCTGCCGACCGAGGCGGAGTGGGAGTTCGCCAGTCGTGGCGGACACGAGGGCACCCGCTTCACCTGGGGCGACGAGCCGGAAGCGCAGGACGAGCGACTCGCGAACTACTGGCACGGCGAGTTCCCATGGCGGGCGCGCCGCGGCTACGGCTCGACCACGCCCGTCGGCTCATTCCCGGCCAACGGGTACGGGCTCTTCGACATGGCCGGCAACGTCTGGGAGTGGACGTCCGACTGGTATTCGGATCACGATGCCGGCGATTCGTGCTGCGTACCGAGCAACCCGAGAGGCGGCGACCGGGATGGCAGCGTCGATGCCGCACAGCCGTTCTCGGTGCCGCGACGGGTGGTCAAGGGCGGATCGTTCCTGTGCGCCGACAGCTACTGCCAGCGCTACCGGCCGGCGGCACGCCGCGCACAGATGATCGACACGGGGATGAGCCACATCGGCTTCCGGATCGCCCGCTAG
- a CDS encoding DMT family transporter has protein sequence MRLPNRLAVWGHLLVVALLMCVVPFLLFAWAEQHISSGLASIFNATTPLMTTIATVVILRSERPTLGRTLGVLLGFAGILVLAVPSAGFGDADVPAQLACLASTACYGMAFTDLRRFVAPLGLPALSTACVQVGLAAAVLVVFTPFAGGPVHRVDPGAVISVLALGAVGTGLAYVWNTNIVAAWGATNASTVTYLTPVVGVTLGAVILGEKLSWTEPVGTALILIGIVIAQGRLRIPRKQPTPTATQSD, from the coding sequence ATGCGCTTGCCGAACAGGCTCGCCGTGTGGGGTCATCTGCTTGTCGTCGCCCTCCTGATGTGCGTGGTTCCGTTCCTGCTCTTCGCGTGGGCCGAGCAGCACATCTCCTCGGGTCTGGCCAGTATTTTCAACGCCACGACGCCGTTGATGACGACGATCGCAACAGTGGTCATCCTGAGGAGCGAGCGACCGACGTTGGGCCGGACCCTCGGAGTGCTGTTGGGGTTCGCAGGCATCCTGGTCCTGGCCGTTCCGTCGGCCGGGTTCGGTGATGCGGACGTTCCAGCCCAACTCGCATGTCTTGCATCAACGGCCTGTTACGGGATGGCGTTCACTGACCTGCGCCGCTTCGTCGCTCCACTGGGCTTGCCTGCGCTGAGCACGGCCTGCGTCCAAGTGGGCCTTGCCGCGGCCGTCCTGGTCGTGTTCACGCCGTTCGCCGGCGGCCCCGTCCACCGGGTCGACCCTGGCGCCGTCATCAGCGTTCTCGCCCTCGGCGCCGTGGGAACCGGACTCGCCTACGTGTGGAACACGAACATCGTCGCTGCATGGGGTGCGACGAACGCATCCACGGTCACCTACCTCACGCCGGTCGTCGGCGTCACGCTGGGAGCGGTGATCCTCGGCGAAAAGCTGTCGTGGACGGAACCGGTGGGCACAGCGTTGATCCTCATCGGAATCGTCATCGCCCAGGGCCGGCTGCGCATCCCCCGCAAGCAGCCCACTCCGACCGCGACGCAGTCCGATTGA
- a CDS encoding LLM class flavin-dependent oxidoreductase, which translates to MQFGIFSVSDITRDPVTGVTPSEAERIDAEVRMAVKAEEVGLDVFAIGEHHNPPFFSSSPTTLLAHIAALTKRLVVTTSTTLITTNDPVRIAEEYAMLQHLSKGRMDLMLGRGNTAPVYPWFGQDIRQGLPLALEHYNLLHRLWREDVVDWEGNFRTPLQGFTSTPRPLDDVPPFVWHGSIRTPEIAEQAAYYGDGFFANHIFWPKEHTQRMVEFYRQRFEHYGHGTAKQAIVGLGGQTYIAKNSQDAKREFRPYFDEAPVYGNGPTMEQFTEMTPLTVGSPQEVIDKTLGFRDYVGDYQRQLFLVDHAGLPIEKVLDQIELLGSEVVPVLRKEFASLRDAEVPDAPTHASLVTAKYGDAEPRQPRPNANRGDNVTGGSPYQDTDAVADASQSGAPFGGDTFGEDD; encoded by the coding sequence ATGCAATTCGGCATCTTCTCGGTCAGCGACATCACGCGCGATCCGGTCACCGGGGTGACGCCAAGCGAGGCAGAGCGCATCGACGCCGAGGTGCGGATGGCCGTCAAGGCCGAAGAGGTCGGCCTTGACGTCTTCGCCATAGGCGAGCACCACAATCCGCCGTTCTTCTCGTCCTCGCCGACGACCCTTCTCGCGCACATCGCAGCGCTCACGAAGCGCCTCGTGGTGACGACGTCGACCACGCTCATCACGACGAACGATCCGGTGCGCATCGCCGAGGAGTACGCGATGCTGCAGCACCTGTCCAAGGGGCGAATGGACCTCATGCTCGGCCGCGGCAACACCGCGCCCGTGTACCCGTGGTTCGGCCAGGACATCCGCCAGGGCCTTCCCCTAGCGCTCGAGCACTACAACCTGCTGCACCGCCTGTGGCGTGAGGATGTCGTGGACTGGGAGGGCAATTTCCGCACGCCGCTCCAGGGCTTCACGTCCACGCCGCGTCCGCTCGACGACGTGCCGCCGTTCGTCTGGCACGGATCCATCCGAACGCCGGAGATCGCCGAACAGGCCGCGTACTACGGCGACGGATTCTTCGCCAACCACATCTTCTGGCCGAAGGAGCACACGCAGCGCATGGTGGAGTTCTACCGCCAGCGCTTCGAGCACTACGGCCACGGCACCGCGAAGCAGGCCATCGTCGGGCTCGGCGGACAGACGTACATCGCGAAGAACTCGCAGGACGCCAAGCGCGAGTTCCGGCCTTACTTCGACGAGGCGCCCGTCTACGGCAACGGCCCGACCATGGAGCAGTTCACCGAGATGACCCCGCTCACGGTCGGCAGCCCGCAGGAGGTCATCGACAAGACCCTCGGGTTCCGCGACTACGTCGGCGACTACCAGCGCCAGCTGTTCCTCGTCGACCACGCAGGACTCCCGATCGAGAAGGTGCTCGACCAGATCGAACTGCTCGGCAGCGAGGTCGTGCCTGTGCTGCGCAAGGAGTTCGCATCGCTGCGCGACGCCGAGGTGCCTGACGCCCCGACCCACGCGAGCCTCGTCACGGCCAAGTATGGAGACGCGGAGCCGCGCCAGCCCCGTCCGAACGCCAACCGCGGTGACAACGTGACCGGCGGATCCCCGTACCAGGACACGGACGCCGTCGCGGACGCCTCGCAGAGCGGCGCACCCTTCGGCGGCGACACCTTCGGAGAGGACGACTGA
- a CDS encoding CE1759 family FMN reductase: MTESEGSRTFRVAVVNAGISDPSSTKLLGDRIAQAVREIAVRRGHVVEITTIDLRDVLPELAGALASGLLGPRFTAAVNALHEADGVIASTPVYKAGPSGLFSSFFQVLDNDLLIAKPVALAATAGTARHALVVDEQMRSLFAYLRAMSVPTSVFASTEDWQDKALGSRVDRAAFELLLLMESGFEREVRGSSWRKYQHEYGSAGGNELTIDLDSDLMRLATGGSLKPKNSVIEGIDES, translated from the coding sequence GTGACGGAATCCGAGGGCTCGCGCACCTTCCGGGTGGCGGTCGTGAACGCGGGGATCAGCGATCCGTCGTCCACGAAGCTGCTCGGCGACCGCATCGCGCAGGCCGTGCGAGAGATCGCAGTGCGGCGCGGTCACGTCGTCGAGATCACCACCATCGATCTGCGGGATGTGCTGCCTGAGCTGGCGGGGGCACTGGCATCCGGTCTGCTCGGTCCACGGTTCACCGCTGCCGTGAACGCGCTGCACGAGGCGGACGGCGTGATCGCGAGCACGCCCGTGTACAAGGCCGGCCCGAGCGGGCTGTTCAGCTCGTTCTTCCAGGTGCTCGACAACGACCTGCTGATCGCCAAACCGGTCGCCCTGGCCGCGACCGCCGGCACGGCGCGGCACGCGCTCGTCGTCGACGAGCAGATGCGGTCGCTCTTCGCGTACCTGCGGGCGATGAGCGTGCCCACCTCCGTGTTCGCGTCGACCGAGGACTGGCAGGACAAGGCCCTCGGGTCGCGCGTCGACCGGGCCGCGTTCGAGCTTCTGCTGCTCATGGAGAGCGGCTTCGAGCGCGAGGTGCGCGGCTCCAGTTGGCGCAAGTACCAGCACGAATACGGCAGCGCCGGCGGCAACGAGCTGACGATCGACCTGGACAGCGACCTGATGCGCCTGGCGACCGGCGGGTCGCTCAAGCCGAAGAACTCGGTGATCGAGGGGATCGACGAGAGCTGA
- a CDS encoding GH1 family beta-glucosidase, producing the protein MTGSAPSFSRRQLFTATGAMAVGGVALATLAGCSTPAPAKTAMWTPPATPMAFPKGYVWGAATSAYQIEGAWNIDGRGPSVWDTFALYSGKIADGSTGEVAADHYHRWKTDFDLLKTLGVGGYRFSLAWPRIQPTGSGAINQKGLDFYKQLLDGLAERSIRPAITLFHWDLPQPVQDAGGWPNRDTANRFADYADIVFGAFGDVDADWFTLNEPKTHAFNGYWYGNHAPGLTDPNAAAAAVHHQLLAHGLTVQAFDAQGVKGRVGPVLNLTPVSASDPAAADQTKNVDARENRLFLDPVLKGSYPTDAIGTENGQLPADPAQFASLVKEGDLKTISSPIGVLGVNYYGVAGVDLNGDEVQIHPTSTAEWEQIWAPGLYTLLTRIKREYKKVPILLTENGIPDDLLQDGVDDPQRIDYLRSHFQQAARAIEAGVPLEGHYVWSLLDNFEWAEGYTQRWGLTHVDFTTQKRTPKKSFHWYSTVIAANAVAPK; encoded by the coding sequence GTGACAGGCTCGGCACCATCGTTCAGCAGAAGGCAGTTGTTCACCGCAACGGGCGCAATGGCCGTCGGCGGCGTTGCGCTCGCGACACTCGCCGGATGCTCCACCCCGGCCCCCGCGAAGACGGCGATGTGGACGCCGCCTGCGACACCCATGGCGTTCCCCAAGGGCTACGTGTGGGGCGCAGCGACGAGCGCCTACCAGATCGAGGGCGCGTGGAACATCGACGGCCGCGGCCCCTCCGTCTGGGACACGTTCGCGCTGTACAGCGGCAAGATCGCCGACGGGTCGACCGGTGAAGTCGCGGCCGACCACTACCACCGGTGGAAGACGGACTTCGACCTGCTGAAGACGCTCGGGGTCGGCGGGTACCGATTCTCGTTGGCGTGGCCGCGCATCCAGCCGACGGGGTCCGGGGCTATCAACCAGAAGGGCCTCGACTTCTACAAGCAGCTGCTGGACGGTCTGGCGGAGCGGAGCATCCGCCCCGCCATCACGCTCTTCCACTGGGACCTGCCGCAACCGGTGCAGGATGCCGGCGGCTGGCCGAATCGCGACACCGCGAACCGCTTCGCCGACTACGCCGACATCGTGTTCGGCGCGTTCGGCGACGTGGATGCCGACTGGTTCACGCTCAACGAGCCGAAGACCCATGCGTTCAACGGCTACTGGTACGGCAACCACGCGCCGGGGCTCACCGATCCGAATGCCGCAGCGGCCGCCGTCCACCATCAGCTGCTGGCGCACGGCCTCACCGTGCAAGCCTTCGATGCGCAGGGCGTGAAGGGTCGCGTTGGACCCGTGCTCAACCTCACGCCGGTGTCGGCGTCCGATCCGGCCGCCGCCGACCAGACGAAGAACGTGGACGCCCGTGAGAACCGGCTCTTCCTCGACCCCGTGCTGAAGGGCAGCTACCCGACGGATGCCATCGGCACAGAGAACGGGCAGCTCCCGGCCGACCCCGCCCAGTTCGCCTCCCTCGTGAAGGAGGGGGACCTGAAGACGATCTCCTCCCCCATCGGCGTGCTCGGCGTCAACTACTACGGCGTGGCGGGCGTCGACCTGAACGGTGACGAGGTGCAGATACATCCGACGTCGACCGCCGAGTGGGAGCAGATCTGGGCGCCGGGGCTGTACACGCTGCTCACGCGCATCAAGCGCGAGTACAAGAAGGTGCCGATCCTGCTGACGGAGAACGGCATCCCCGACGATCTGTTGCAGGACGGCGTGGACGATCCGCAGCGCATCGACTACCTGCGCAGCCATTTCCAGCAGGCAGCGCGCGCCATCGAGGCCGGTGTCCCGTTGGAGGGCCATTACGTGTGGTCGCTGCTCGACAACTTCGAGTGGGCGGAGGGTTACACGCAGCGCTGGGGGCTCACGCACGTGGACTTCACGACGCAGAAGCGCACACCGAAGAAGAGCTTCCACTGGTACTCGACAGTGATCGCGGCGAACGCCGTGGCGCCGAAGTAG
- a CDS encoding zinc-binding alcohol dehydrogenase family protein — translation MHAVALTRGLPIDDEQSLVDAELPDPTPGPRDVLVEVRAASVNPVDVKQRAASPELAEPRVLGFDGAGVVRAVGSEVTLFAQGDEVWWAGQLDRQGSDADLQLVDERIVGRKPSSLSFAEAAALPLTAITAWESLFDKLGLTETSEGSLLVVGATGGVGSIMLQLVRELVPGMRTVATASNDDNERWVRSLGASAAVDHHADLVAQTLEAEPDGVDWIFSAHSAGRAADYAHMLRPFGAVVAIDSAKDVDLDALKPKSQSWHWELMFTRPMQRTPDMIRQHELLDAVADLVDVGRVTSTVQTILSGWDAATFREAHRFVESGRTVGKVVVQR, via the coding sequence ATGCACGCCGTAGCACTGACCAGGGGTCTGCCGATCGACGACGAGCAGAGCCTCGTCGACGCGGAGCTGCCGGATCCGACGCCGGGACCGCGAGACGTGCTCGTGGAGGTGCGTGCGGCATCCGTGAATCCTGTCGACGTGAAGCAACGAGCGGCCAGCCCGGAGCTCGCCGAGCCCCGTGTGCTCGGTTTCGACGGCGCCGGCGTCGTTCGTGCCGTCGGTTCCGAGGTCACTCTCTTCGCGCAGGGCGACGAGGTGTGGTGGGCCGGCCAGCTCGACAGGCAGGGGTCGGATGCCGACCTCCAGCTCGTCGACGAGCGCATCGTCGGCCGCAAGCCATCGTCGCTGAGCTTCGCGGAGGCCGCTGCGCTGCCGCTCACGGCCATCACCGCGTGGGAGTCGCTGTTCGACAAGCTCGGTCTCACCGAGACATCTGAGGGCAGCCTGCTGGTCGTCGGCGCCACGGGCGGCGTTGGATCGATCATGCTTCAGCTCGTGCGGGAGCTCGTGCCTGGCATGCGCACCGTCGCCACGGCATCCAATGACGACAACGAGCGCTGGGTGCGATCGCTCGGCGCGTCGGCGGCCGTCGACCACCACGCCGACCTCGTCGCGCAGACGCTCGAGGCCGAGCCCGACGGCGTCGACTGGATCTTCTCGGCGCACAGCGCAGGGCGCGCCGCCGACTACGCGCACATGCTCAGGCCGTTCGGGGCCGTCGTCGCGATTGATTCTGCGAAGGATGTCGACCTCGACGCCCTCAAGCCGAAGAGCCAGAGCTGGCACTGGGAGCTGATGTTCACGCGTCCGATGCAGCGCACGCCGGACATGATCCGGCAGCACGAGCTGCTGGATGCGGTCGCCGACCTGGTCGACGTCGGCCGCGTGACCAGCACGGTGCAGACCATCCTGTCGGGATGGGACGCCGCGACCTTCCGCGAAGCGCACAGGTTCGTCGAATCCGGTCGCACCGTCGGCAAGGTGGTCGTGCAGCGCTGA
- a CDS encoding aldose 1-epimerase family protein: MRAPTGDQYELTCDTPAGQARAVITQVAAAIRSYSVAGIDLTEPYDESSTPPSGCGIVLVPWPNRVKDATWWMRDSSGSVTEQRLAVSEPARGNAIHGLLRYSPYLPVMRRRDSITLGATVFPQLGYPFLLDTTVRYSVSAEGLSVQHTIVNAGQQDAPVALGAHPYLKIGGVRTSDLTLRLDATTHFEVDERMNVVAEHPVHGTEFDLRGGRRVSDLQLDDGFGGVLHHGGRGEHSLTAADGRSVTLWVDDSFGYVQAYTHRSFATLPEGEVAIALEPMTAPANALNSGQGLRWLAPGETFTARWGIESALVL; this comes from the coding sequence ATGCGCGCACCCACGGGGGACCAGTACGAATTGACGTGCGACACGCCTGCCGGACAGGCGCGGGCGGTGATCACGCAGGTGGCTGCCGCCATCCGTTCTTATTCCGTTGCAGGCATAGACCTGACGGAGCCGTACGACGAGTCGTCGACGCCCCCGTCGGGCTGCGGAATCGTGCTCGTGCCGTGGCCCAACCGGGTCAAGGACGCCACGTGGTGGATGCGCGACTCCTCGGGATCCGTCACCGAGCAGCGCCTCGCCGTCTCTGAGCCGGCGCGAGGCAACGCCATCCACGGGCTGCTGCGCTACTCGCCGTACCTCCCCGTAATGCGCCGGCGCGATTCGATCACGCTCGGGGCGACGGTGTTCCCGCAGCTCGGGTATCCGTTCCTGCTCGACACGACGGTGCGGTACTCGGTCAGCGCAGAGGGCTTGAGCGTGCAGCACACGATCGTCAACGCCGGCCAGCAGGATGCTCCGGTCGCGCTGGGTGCGCATCCGTACCTGAAGATCGGCGGCGTGCGCACCTCCGACCTGACATTGCGGCTGGATGCGACGACCCACTTCGAGGTCGACGAGCGGATGAACGTGGTCGCCGAGCATCCCGTTCACGGCACCGAGTTCGACCTCCGCGGCGGACGCCGCGTCTCGGACCTCCAGCTGGACGACGGCTTCGGCGGCGTGCTGCACCACGGCGGGCGCGGGGAGCACTCGCTGACGGCCGCGGACGGACGATCGGTCACGCTGTGGGTCGACGACTCCTTCGGATACGTGCAGGCCTACACGCACCGCTCGTTCGCAACCCTGCCTGAGGGCGAGGTGGCCATCGCCCTCGAGCCGATGACTGCTCCCGCGAACGCCCTCAACTCCGGGCAGGGACTGCGCTGGCTGGCGCCGGGCGAGACGTTCACGGCTCGCTGGGGCATCGAGTCCGCGCTGGTGCTCTGA
- a CDS encoding DeoR/GlpR family DNA-binding transcription regulator, with protein sequence MPEIIDSVPDAGAPATIRRQRILALIGERGFVRVGELSETFSVSEVTVRGDLAVLEGTQGIRRVHGGAMPRVTGPMQEPSFEEALESSAEEKRAIARRSAGLVEPGMSVIVDVGSTCMAVARELVRREDLHDVTVITNGLSTALELENAIPRVQVIVTGGTLRPLQHSLVAPLAAAMFEHVHADLAFIGCNGVDARAGITNINLPEAELKRDMVRASERAVVVADGSKAGRVHLGRIGDLRDFETIYLGASTDDKVMRSLRHAGSSVVRVEPDPV encoded by the coding sequence GTGCCCGAGATCATCGACTCCGTCCCCGATGCCGGCGCGCCCGCGACGATCCGACGCCAGCGCATTCTGGCGCTCATCGGGGAGCGCGGGTTCGTGCGCGTCGGGGAGCTGAGTGAGACGTTCTCCGTCTCCGAGGTGACGGTGAGGGGCGATCTCGCGGTACTCGAGGGAACGCAGGGGATCCGCCGCGTGCACGGTGGGGCCATGCCGCGGGTGACCGGTCCGATGCAGGAACCTTCGTTCGAAGAGGCGCTCGAGAGCTCGGCGGAGGAGAAGCGCGCCATCGCGCGCCGCTCCGCCGGGCTCGTCGAGCCCGGCATGAGCGTCATCGTCGACGTCGGCAGCACGTGCATGGCTGTCGCAAGGGAGCTCGTGCGCAGGGAGGACCTGCACGACGTGACAGTGATCACCAACGGCCTGTCGACGGCGCTCGAGCTCGAGAACGCGATTCCGCGGGTGCAGGTGATCGTCACGGGCGGCACGTTGCGTCCGTTGCAGCACTCGCTCGTGGCACCGCTCGCCGCCGCCATGTTCGAGCACGTGCACGCCGACCTCGCGTTCATCGGATGCAACGGCGTCGACGCCCGTGCCGGCATCACCAACATCAACCTTCCGGAGGCGGAGCTCAAGCGGGACATGGTCCGCGCGTCCGAGCGGGCGGTCGTCGTGGCGGATGGATCCAAGGCGGGCCGCGTGCACCTCGGTCGGATCGGCGACCTGCGGGACTTCGAGACCATCTACCTCGGCGCCTCGACGGACGACAAGGTCATGCGCTCGCTCAGGCACGCCGGATCCAGCGTCGTCCGCGTCGAGCCGGACCCCGTCTGA